The Desulfovibrionales bacterium genome includes a window with the following:
- a CDS encoding sugar phosphate nucleotidyltransferase produces the protein MKAMILAAGFGTRLRPLTLLKPKPLFPVLNKPLLAVIIEQLRRAGVTEIEVNTHHLGDQIAAFLEKHNLSGITAHVLHEEVILGTGGGLRNAGRFLDDAPFLVINGDIFTTIDLKAAYSFHIASGNTATMALHHYPKYNNVLVDDRDYIKGFSSHPDGRMAFTGIHVINPDVLSLIPKGVYYDILDAYRALISKGAKLGAFRVSGHYWTDIGTTEAYLSLHGDLLKGRVKGIDDLLPCDSPFCLGEDVSIGEGVEFTDWVSLGDRVSVEPHTHLKQSVVWEGAKVKADSRIVNAVVHGVFPRD, from the coding sequence ATGAAGGCCATGATTCTGGCAGCCGGGTTTGGTACACGCTTAAGGCCGCTCACTCTCCTTAAGCCCAAGCCCCTTTTCCCGGTCCTCAATAAACCCCTTCTGGCAGTAATAATTGAGCAGCTCCGGCGTGCCGGGGTGACTGAGATAGAGGTCAATACCCATCACCTGGGCGATCAGATTGCGGCATTCCTTGAAAAACATAATCTCTCAGGAATTACTGCCCACGTCCTTCACGAGGAGGTAATCCTGGGTACGGGCGGCGGCCTTAGAAATGCCGGGCGTTTCCTGGATGACGCGCCCTTCCTGGTAATCAATGGGGATATATTTACCACCATAGACTTAAAGGCGGCCTATAGTTTCCATATCGCTTCAGGCAATACGGCGACCATGGCGCTCCACCACTATCCGAAATACAACAATGTCCTGGTTGACGACCGGGATTATATAAAGGGCTTTAGCTCTCATCCGGATGGCCGGATGGCCTTTACCGGTATCCATGTGATAAATCCGGATGTCCTTTCTCTTATCCCCAAAGGCGTCTATTATGATATACTGGATGCCTATCGCGCCCTTATCTCAAAAGGCGCAAAGCTGGGCGCCTTCAGGGTTAGCGGCCACTATTGGACGGACATCGGAACGACAGAGGCCTATCTATCGCTCCATGGCGATTTATTAAAAGGCCGGGTGAAAGGGATAGATGACCTTCTGCCATGTGACTCCCCCTTTTGTCTGGGGGAGGATGTCTCCATAGGCGAAGGCGTAGAGTTTACAGATTGGGTCTCCCTGGGCGACCGGGTCTCTGTGGAGCCTCATACACACCTGAAACAGTCCGTAGTCTGGGAGGGGGCCAAAGTAAAGGCCGACAGCCGGATTGTCAATGCCGTGGTACACGGCGTCTTTCCACGGGATTAA
- a CDS encoding twin-arginine translocase TatA/TatE family subunit, with amino-acid sequence MFGLGTQELVIILVVAFFIFGAKKLPEIGRDLGKGIRSFKKGLNDIEEDSKGLLSEQTDNKTKQDTTAVRDQNPLEKAVDDLPGVKEAREVKESIDKLKA; translated from the coding sequence ATGTTCGGGTTGGGAACTCAGGAACTGGTCATTATCTTAGTAGTGGCCTTTTTTATCTTCGGCGCCAAAAAGCTCCCGGAAATTGGCCGGGATCTGGGGAAAGGGATTCGTTCCTTTAAAAAAGGCCTGAATGATATCGAAGAAGACAGCAAAGGGCTTCTTTCTGAACAAACAGATAATAAGACAAAACAAGATACAACTGCGGTGAGGGACCAGAATCCCCTGGAAAAGGCCGTGGACGATCTCCCTGGAGTGAAGGAAGCCCGTGAGGTAAAGGAGAGTATTGACAAATTAAAGGCTTAA
- the tatA gene encoding twin-arginine translocase TatA/TatE family subunit yields MFGLGMPELLIILVIILVIFGAGKLPQIGAGIGKGIRNFRKSIRGEEETPSDRSKIEGKNNPPSDD; encoded by the coding sequence ATGTTCGGATTAGGAATGCCGGAGCTTTTGATTATTCTGGTCATTATTCTGGTTATCTTTGGCGCGGGTAAATTGCCGCAGATAGGGGCTGGCATCGGTAAGGGCATACGAAACTTTCGCAAGAGCATCCGGGGAGAGGAAGAGACCCCGTCCGACCGGTCTAAAATAGAGGGGAAAAATAACCCCCCTTCCGATGATTAG
- a CDS encoding DUF933 domain-containing protein: protein MKLAIIGLPGSGKTTLFNALTRGHAAISAGGRSREANIGVVKVPDGRVDLLSTMYEPQKTIYAHVEYADVGGLDSSGEKDKPLDEKLWTLVRPADAIVLVARNFETGGIAPAARSDIGKVESELILADLIVVEKRLARIEEDKKRGRKIDEEEHNLLSMCLTALEEEKPLRSLSEAVSSPLLRGFSLLSAKPILWVINNGEKYPKVEISGAPPNTMVAEVCGQIEMELAQLSPEESEVFRGGLEVDAEPALQRIIRYSYALLGLISFFTVGKDEVRAWTITKGTPARKAAGVIHSDIEKGFIRAEVLAYGDLVEHGSYAQAQKKGLARLEGRDYIVQDGDIINFRFNV from the coding sequence ATGAAACTGGCTATAATTGGCCTGCCCGGTTCCGGTAAAACCACACTCTTTAATGCCCTGACCAGGGGACACGCGGCGATATCTGCGGGAGGACGATCCAGGGAAGCCAATATCGGTGTGGTAAAGGTGCCGGATGGCCGTGTGGACCTGCTTTCCACTATGTATGAGCCTCAAAAGACTATCTATGCCCACGTTGAGTATGCGGATGTAGGCGGCCTTGACAGCTCCGGCGAAAAGGACAAACCTCTTGACGAAAAACTATGGACTCTTGTGCGGCCGGCAGATGCCATCGTGCTTGTAGCCCGTAACTTTGAGACAGGCGGTATCGCGCCTGCGGCCCGGTCTGATATAGGGAAGGTAGAATCTGAACTTATACTGGCTGACCTTATCGTGGTAGAAAAGAGGCTTGCCAGGATAGAAGAAGACAAAAAAAGGGGACGGAAGATAGACGAAGAAGAGCATAATCTACTTTCCATGTGTCTTACTGCACTGGAAGAGGAAAAACCTCTGCGCTCCCTCAGTGAGGCAGTGTCTTCACCCCTCCTCAGAGGATTTTCCCTCCTTTCGGCAAAACCAATCTTGTGGGTTATCAATAATGGAGAGAAATATCCAAAGGTGGAGATTTCCGGGGCGCCGCCCAACACCATGGTCGCCGAGGTCTGCGGCCAGATCGAAATGGAGCTTGCGCAGTTAAGCCCGGAGGAGTCTGAAGTTTTCCGCGGCGGTCTGGAGGTGGATGCCGAACCGGCATTGCAAAGAATTATACGTTATTCCTATGCCCTTTTGGGACTTATTTCTTTCTTTACCGTAGGAAAGGACGAGGTGCGTGCCTGGACAATTACGAAAGGCACGCCTGCCCGGAAGGCGGCGGGCGTGATACATTCCGATATAGAGAAGGGGTTTATCCGGGCCGAGGTACTGGCGTATGGTGATCTTGTGGAGCACGGTTCCTATGCCCAGGCCCAAAAAAAGGGACTGGCTCGGCTGGAGGGCCGTGACTACATCGTCCAGGACGGCGACATAATAAACTTCCGGTTTAATGTATAG
- a CDS encoding PAS domain-containing sensor histidine kinase — translation MLNGSLAEIRKKSWINNKEFIDDLYPPEINPEIDFNNFRPASALGADTYEVLFAHIPEQVVVLDRKGNIVEVSPSVCIELGYSQDEILGMRYRDIAASGVAKIPARLFTKDINDQPVTFKTAYVCKNGKAKPVEVSCRAIYCHSKKFFLTVARGITEQQKRETGVEKAYAEIQTLDQMRSQYLAGIVHDLKTPLTAVKGFVDMMLSEKAGPLTAKQDKFLRSCSMAISREAELVECLENYSRAKTGKPVINKGEVDISDVLRKSLAWLEPLAELKNIIMETEIEHGPMIIQGDAHQLSRVFNNLFSNAVKYNQPGGSVKIEARAYGLEKVCISVKDTGIGIPSEEQGKVFERYYRAKSSHSTKAPGMGIGLAVVREIIQLHDGEIFVDSEPGRGSTFYAIFKLLPPP, via the coding sequence ATGCTAAACGGATCGCTTGCCGAAATAAGAAAAAAATCCTGGATTAATAATAAAGAGTTCATAGATGATCTTTATCCACCAGAGATCAATCCAGAAATCGATTTTAATAACTTCAGACCTGCATCTGCTCTGGGGGCTGATACATACGAGGTCTTATTCGCACATATCCCCGAGCAGGTCGTCGTGTTAGATCGCAAAGGTAATATCGTCGAAGTCAGCCCTTCTGTGTGCATAGAGCTTGGCTACTCACAGGATGAGATATTAGGTATGCGGTATCGTGATATCGCTGCTTCAGGAGTAGCAAAAATACCTGCCCGCCTTTTTACGAAGGATATAAATGACCAGCCGGTTACCTTTAAAACAGCTTATGTCTGTAAAAATGGCAAAGCAAAACCTGTAGAGGTAAGTTGCCGTGCCATATACTGCCATTCAAAGAAATTCTTCCTGACAGTTGCCAGGGGCATTACAGAGCAACAGAAAAGAGAGACCGGGGTTGAAAAGGCCTATGCAGAAATTCAAACTCTCGATCAAATGAGGAGTCAATACCTGGCCGGCATCGTTCATGATTTGAAGACACCCTTGACGGCGGTCAAAGGCTTTGTCGATATGATGTTGAGTGAGAAAGCAGGTCCGCTTACGGCCAAGCAGGACAAATTCCTGCGGAGTTGTTCCATGGCCATTAGTCGTGAGGCTGAGCTGGTAGAATGCCTTGAGAATTATTCCCGGGCCAAGACTGGAAAGCCGGTTATAAACAAAGGAGAGGTAGATATCAGCGATGTTTTAAGGAAAAGCTTGGCCTGGCTGGAACCCCTCGCCGAACTCAAAAATATAATTATGGAAACAGAGATAGAACACGGCCCCATGATTATACAGGGCGACGCACATCAGTTGAGCAGGGTGTTTAATAACCTTTTTTCCAATGCCGTGAAATACAACCAGCCTGGAGGCAGCGTTAAAATTGAGGCCAGGGCCTATGGTCTGGAAAAGGTGTGTATTTCAGTTAAAGATACGGGTATTGGCATCCCGTCTGAAGAACAGGGAAAGGTCTTTGAGCGATATTACCGGGCCAAATCTTCGCATTCAACTAAGGCCCCGGGTATGGGCATCGGACTCGCAGTAGTCAGGGAAATCATCCAGCTCCACGACGGTGAAATTTTTGTAGATAGTGAACCGGGTCGTGGGTCCACCTTTTATGCTATTTTCAAGCTCCTCCCACCCCCATAA
- a CDS encoding SEC59/DGK1/VTE5 family protein, which translates to MQSGQSRIAAVEYWRKAFHLCGLCIPLAYMYLPENIFLRLFFPMAAAFIIIDLAKLKIKWLGRIYLRVAKNLLRDREYSGPAASLYYLIGSGLTIILFPKQIAIAALAVQTISDTVAALAGQRLGRHKIGNKTVEGSVAFFVSAWIILAVYFGREPLKHFIPALAGTLAELFPIPIDDNLTVPLVIGLSYVIF; encoded by the coding sequence ATGCAAAGCGGGCAATCTCGGATAGCGGCGGTCGAATACTGGAGGAAGGCCTTTCATCTTTGCGGCCTGTGCATCCCCTTGGCCTACATGTATCTGCCGGAAAATATTTTTTTGCGTCTCTTTTTTCCGATGGCAGCCGCCTTCATAATCATTGACTTGGCCAAGCTCAAAATAAAATGGCTGGGAAGGATATACCTGCGGGTCGCCAAAAATCTATTACGCGACAGGGAATATAGCGGGCCTGCGGCCAGTCTTTACTATCTCATTGGTTCCGGCCTGACTATCATCCTCTTTCCAAAACAGATCGCTATTGCGGCGCTGGCAGTACAAACCATATCCGATACCGTGGCTGCTTTAGCCGGTCAGCGCTTAGGGAGACACAAAATAGGGAATAAGACTGTAGAGGGAAGTGTGGCCTTCTTCGTTTCGGCCTGGATAATTCTGGCCGTATATTTCGGCCGTGAGCCCTTAAAACATTTTATACCCGCCCTGGCTGGAACTCTGGCCGAGCTTTTCCCTATCCCTATCGATGACAATCTGACTGTCCCGCTGGTCATAGGCCTGTCCTACGTGATCTTTTAG